One Manduca sexta isolate Smith_Timp_Sample1 chromosome 28, JHU_Msex_v1.0, whole genome shotgun sequence DNA window includes the following coding sequences:
- the LOC115445526 gene encoding mediator of RNA polymerase II transcription subunit 12 isoform X4, whose protein sequence is MKDSSVYPDAMGIMYEKRPLKRPRLGPPDVYPQDARQKEDELTSTNVKHGFSTTPQSSDEFGTARNFNYSASKIGQFFSGILSKKEELNTLPDCGRKRQQVNTKDNFWPATARTKPLIEAWFKDLAGGKPLSQLAKRAPNFNKKEEIFITLTEYQVSMPRAAWFIKLSSAYTVAVSEAKIKKRQLPDPTTEWTTTLIKFLKDQIPKLAEYYQSGIPGNPSDKTPPSQSGHGTPSHNSSGSTPGSSTPNSTVPNSMHSPGSSSNMGSSTPGGESTDWRQALKLWNYCCRLAKYLLDEGLLDRHDFLTWIIELLDKRAPDDGLLKLFLPVALQHVGEFVNCESLSRRLATTCAKKAAAICSVLSETTLRTLNQPAVFTKPAERNETELHPLSPPQENADIKPNISQIKRSSTPAEQSQGTPNPNHSLGTPNPSHPLGTPNPPQQHDVQVKEERASPPRDVKTTLNTVITAALNPIQVGFAEVLNCAYHRDVVIQLATILQIICVECPTAMVWSGCGSSLQGSPLDLLPVPPSALPMPHMDSAVTEEHRRLVYEAEQEISARSKKAESKWCTDKWQTSSQARVLAVLEALDRHCFDRVDPNNSLDTLYKEVFANCTPPSKDSNIDTKDPEWACSYAVVRVLCEWAVCGARWGEHRALAAAALLDRRQHQLHHHHDHHATGSDDKESISSGTGIYNGPPIFQNLLLRFLDNDAPVLDESPNAPPGNRQQFANLVHLFGELIRRDVFSHDAYMCTLISRGDLVSPTEPTSTGGGHTVAPPANSTGTNHNMDDDIFAGIDLKPKMEENVRMDLDDSKIDDDLDKLLQHIKEDQQNSMDAPDSPKDPGEPSHSVNSPMMGPSGMSIPGMPSIGMGPMSVPGIRAGGVGAGVSGSAAGLVSRHYHYTMHFPLPPAEPDHAPHDANQRHILLYGVGRQRDDAKHAVKKMTKEICKLFSKKFSIDVAEGGKIKKHSRSEFNFEAVTQKFQAMSMYEQGAVSWAVGGAVCEALAAYAAGATTYLPQPEHVAFALDLMEIALNVHGLIETCIQILKELSEVEGALTSRGAPSSGIAAPRAYTSALALYTVGALRRYHSCLLLCVEQTSTVFEQLCRLVKCVVNPGDCGSAERCVLAQLHDLYKAAAHLCHAPHADTFANAYPKIKQALYSPLQPIPSNYVYNPQFLSEFFTNPRKGKIEIAWARQVAESPANRYSFVCSAMLAVCREVDNDRVNELGVLCAEMTAWCSGLAAEWLGALVALCGAQHYPASTAPHAAPPPLYPDLLHHRDLHDAAAHDALAVFTCILVARHCFSLEDFVRHAALPSLLKACGGANASTNPANAPSPDTGARLTCHLLLRLFKTVDTPQPGLYSVSTSPGPGGSAAGVRLSCDRHLLAAAHKNIGVGPVLATLKAILIFCLTVVGDSARDGGKSGKKSCELSHILGTSDTVPSDAQLDLMSGSGGVGSTLLDSSQSLASLARRVLAEICSEEWVLQKCLQNPDELYQPDMLLDSMLTPRQAQRLLHMICYPDSASHTHPDLDQKTMITRLLENLEQWSLRMSWLDLQLMFKQFPSGSAELSAWLDTVARAVINVFQQPAPPPPDKDRMGTDRGVVTTSKWSESVWLVAPLVAKLPAAVQGRVLKQAGQILESGWGAGCSGNCSSGGGGGGGSHRDCKSHQSPSYKGSSSGGGGGKRGVSGAGCGGGCACGGGSAVRLANEPLLSLVLTCLRHQDDQKESLLSSIHAQLQHYLTHARDHERSACNDTWQDEVAPEALQLRFSLAGGMFDAIRRSYQLTSDWAVLLTQLVAHQVVDAYNNSLCRSNLFTTLIDMLATLIHSTLADGGDDNNRKHYQNLMKKLKKEIGDRHGPSVQCVRQLLPLSKNTIIEVIACEPLGCLVDQKGNKITGFDSDKKQGLRLTDKQRVSVWELVEGGRNPAPLSWAWFGAIKIERKPLTYENAHRLLKYHTHSLVKPLSYYLEPLPLPPEDLETNDSKQDSGSLDSSPTGAGKSRSRSSSCKNAKKMKPTTPTGVAGGAAGAGPAGALAPQQPQQPQFMHQQQQWFPPPGQNYYNPPAAGVNTRAVAPPSNTHSKQALSNMLRQRVPNVCNQMTQMQGGGGYPGGPHRGPFPPRQGGMRQMQPNQMGTMQPQQMNPMGSMSGMGPMTQMGGLQIPGQMGGGQMGAGQMGAGQMGAGQMSAGQMSAGQMGGMGGQMFGGQYGGMQQGYGGYGQQMMQGGQQQMMNQGMGQSVSQMGQQVNPMAQGVNPIAQNVGQMSQAVGQSGQIPQGMGQMNQGMSQMGQPMAQMSQMGQGGGMGGMNGQGGSMGPQGGNGMGGFPGQQSFQQNMMGGRASQEAYLAQQRQSARPPYMQQAPNVTMSGMGGPAPPYPRAIQPQQSAQYQQQMTQQRMRQQMLAMQQQQQQQGPLVQHLQRQQYQPPY, encoded by the exons ATGAAAG ATAGTTCAGTATACCCCGACGCAATGGGGATTATGTACGAAAAGCGACCTCTGAAGAGGCCGCGGCTGGGCCCTCCAGACGTGTACCCGCAGGACGCCCGCCAGAAGGAAGACGAGCTTACGTCGACGAACGTAAAACATGGATTCTCTACTACACCACAATCCAGTGATGAGTTTGGCACTGCTCGCAACTTCAATTACTCTGCCTCAAAG ATTGGCCAATTCTTCTCtggaatattatcaaaaaaagaAGAGTTAAATACACTTCCTGActgcggcagaaaaagacaacAAGTGAATACCAAAGACAATTTCTGGCCAGCCACAGCACGCACCAAACCACTGATTGAAGCTTGGTTTAAAGATTTGGCAG gtggGAAACCATTATCACAACTTGCCAAACGAGCtccaaattttaacaaaaaagaaGAGATATTCATAACATTAACAGAATATCAAGTGTCTATGCCAAGAGCTGCTTGGTTCATAAAACTTAGTTCAGCATACACTGTTGCTGTGTCAGaagccaaaataaaaaagagacaGTTACCAGATCCAACTACAG AATGGACTACAACTCTCATCAAATTCCTAAAAGACCAAATACCAAAATTAGCTGAATATTATCAAAGTGGTATACCAGGAAATCCTTCAGACAAAACTCCACCATCACAATCAG GACATGGAACACCAAGTCACAACTCATCTGGAAGTACTCCTGGGAGCTCCACACCTAATTCAACTGTGCCTAATTCAATGCATTCGCCTGGCAGTTCTAGCA ACATGGGTTCGTCGACACCGGGCGGTGAGAGTACAGACTGGCGTCAGGCCCTCAAGTTGTGGAACTACTGCTGCCGCCTCGCTAAGTATCTGCTGGACGAGGGGCTGCTCGACAGGCATGACTTCCTCACGTGGATCATCGAGTTGCTGGACAAAAGGGCGCCGGATGACGGGCTTTTGAA ATTGTTCCTGCCCGTGGCCCTTCAACACGTGGGAGAGTTTGTGAACTGCGAGAGTCTGTCGCGGCGCCTGGCGACCACGTGCGCCAAGAAGGCGGCTGCCATCTGCTCCGTGCTGTCCGAGACCACGCTGCGCACGCTCAACCAACCCGCCGTGTTCACTAAGCCTGCTGAACGGAATG AAACGGAACTTCATCCACTATCACCACCACAGGAAAACGCCGACATAAAGCCGAATATATCGCAAATAAAGCGCTCGAGCACACCGGCCGAGCAGAGCCAGGGGACTCCAAACCCCAATCATTCCCTGGGCACTCCCAACCCGAGCCATCCCCTGGGGACTCCTAATCCCCCACAGCAACATGACGTGCAAGTGAAGGAGGAGAGAGCCTCTCCACCAAGGGATGTGAAGACGACGCTAAATACAGTGATAACGGCGGCTTTGAACCCCATACAGGTGGGGTTCGCCGAGGTTCTCAACTGCGCTTACCATAGGGATGTGGTCATACAGTTGGCTACGATTCTACAG ATAATCTGCGTGGAGTGTCCGACGGCGATGGTGTGGTCCGGATGCGGGTCGTCGCTGCAGGGTTCGCCGCTAGACTTGTTGCCCGTGCCTCCGAGCGCCTTGCCCATGCCGCACATGGACTCCGCAGTCACTGAGGAACATAGGCGACTG GTATATGAAGCTGAACAGGAAATATCAGCGCGCAGTAAAAAAGCAGAAAGCAAATGGTGTACTGACAAATGGCAGACCAGTTCCcaag CTCGCGTACTCGCCGTTTTGGAGGCTCTAGACAGACACTGCTTCGATCGAGTCGACCCAAACAATAGTTTAGACACGCTGTATAAGGAAGTTTTTGCTAATTGCACGCCACCTTCTAAAGACTCCAATATTGATACCAAAGATCCG gagtgggcgtgtTCGTACGCGGTGGTGCGCGTGCTGTGCGAGTGGGCGGTGTGCGGCGCGCGCTGGGGCGAGCaccgcgcgctcgccgccgccgcgctgctcGACCGCCGCCAGCACCAGCTGCACCACCACCACGACCACCACGCCACCG GATCCGACGACAAAGAGTCAATTAGCTCCGGCACAGGTATCTACAATGGACCGCCTATATTCCAGAATCTTCTGCTACGCTTTCTAGACAACGATGCACCAGTCTTGG ATGAAAGTCCGAACGCTCCCCCAGGCAACAGACAGCAATTCGCGAACCTGGTCCATCTATTCGGAGAGCTGATAAGAAGGGACGTGTTCTCCCACGACGCCTATATGTGCACGCTTATATCTAGAG GTGATCTGGTATCCCCGACGGAGCCGACGTCGACGGGCGGCGGCCACACGGTCGCGCCGCCCGCCAACAGCACCGGCACCAACCACAACATGGACGACGACATATTCGCCGGCATCGACCTCAAACCAAAGATGGAG GAGAACGTCCGAATGGATTTAGACGATTCTAAGATAGATGATGACTTGGATAAGTTACTGCAACACATAAAAGAGGACCAACAAAACTCTATGGACGCTCCTGACAGCCCGAAGGATCCTGGAGAACCCTCACacag TGTCAATTCGCCAATGATGGGACCAAGCGGTATGAGCATACCGGGCATGCCTTCTATAGGAATGGGACCAATGTCTGTGCCAG GTATCCGCGCGGGCGGCGTGGGCGCAGGCGTGTCGGGGTCGGCGGCGGGGCTGGTGTCGCGCCACTACCACTACACCATGCACTTCCCGCTGCCGCCCGCCGAGCCCGACCACGCGCCGCACGACGCCAACCAGCGCCACATCCTGCTCTACGGCGTCGGCCGGCAGCGGGACGACGCCAAGCACGCCGTCAAgaagatgaccaaag aaatatgtaaattattttcgaaGAAATTTTCCATCGACGTTGCGGAGGGTGGAAAAATCAAGAAACACTCTCGCAGTGAATTCAATTTCGAAGCTGTCACTCAGAAGTTCCAG GCGATGTCTATGTACGAGCAGGGCGCGGTGTCGTGGGCGGTGGGCGGCGCCGTGTGCGAGGCGCTGGCGGCGTACGCGGCCGGCGCCACCACCTACCTGCCGCAGCCCGAACACGTCGCCTTCGCGCTCGACCTCATGGAGATCGCGCTCAACGTGCACGGACTCATCGAGACCTGCATACAG ATCCTGAAGGAGCTGTCGGAAGTGGAGGGCGCGCTGACGAGCCGCGGCGCGCCCAGCAGCGGCATCGCCGCGCCACGCGCATACACCTCCGCGCTCGCGCTCTACACTGTCGGTGCGCTGCGCAGATACCACTCCTGCTTGCTGC TGTGCGTGGAGCAGACGTCGACGGTGTTCGAGCAGCTGTGCCGGCTGGTGAAGTGCGTGGTGAACCCGGGCGACTGCGGCTCGGCGGAGCGCTGCGTGCTGGCGCAGCTGCACGACCTGTACAAGGCGGCCGCGCACCTCTGCCACGCGCCGCACGCCGACACCTTCGCCAACGCCTATCCCAAGATCAA ACAAGCGCTCTACTCACCGTTGCAACCTATTCCATCGAATTATGTCTACAATCCACAATTTTTGAGTGAATTCTTTACTAATCCTAGAAAAG gtaaaatagaaatagcgTGGGCGCGTCAGGTGGCGGAGTCGCCTGCGAATCGATACAGTTTCGTGTGTTCAGCGATGCTCGCCGTCTGCCGAGAAGTAGACAATGATAG AGTGAACGAGCTGGGCGTGCTGTGCGCGGAGATGACGGCGTGGTGCAGCGGGCTGGCGGCGGAGTGGCTGGGCGCGCTGGTGGCGCTGTGCGGCGCGCAGCACTACCCCGCCTCCaccgcgccgcacgccgcgccgccgccgctctACCCCGACCTGCTGCACCACCGCGACCTGCACGACGCCGCCGCGCACGACGCGCTCGCCGTCTTCACCTGCATACTCGTCG CGCGCCACTGTTTTTCCCTGGAAGACTTCGTGCGGCACGCGGCGTTACCATCGTTGTTGAAAGCGTGTGGAGGCGCGAATGCCTCCACCAACCCGGCCAACGCGCCCTCGCCGGACACAGGCGCGCGACTTACGTGCCATCTACTGCTCCGACTGTTCAAAACTGTCGATACTCCACAACCTG GTCTGTACTCGGTGTCGACGTCGCCGGGCCCGGGCGGCAGCGCGGCGGGCGTGCGCCTGTCGTGCGACCGACACCTGCTCGCCGCCGCGCACAAAAACATCGGCGTCGGGCCCGTGCTCGCCACGCTCAAGGCCATACTAA TTTTCTGCTTGACAGTGGTCGGAGATTCAGCTCGGGATGGTGGCAAATCGGGCAAAAAATCATGTGAATTGTCGCATATTTTGGGTACCAGTGATACAGTTCCTAGTGACGCACAGCTCGATCTGATGTC GGGTAGCGGCGGTGTGGGCTCGACGCTGCTGGACTCGTCGCAGTCGCTGGCGTCGCTCGCGCGGAGGGTGCTCGCCGAGATCTGCTCGGAGGAGTGGGTGCTGCAGAAGTGTCTGCAGAACCCCGACGAGCTGTACCAACCTGACATGCTACTGGACTCTATGCTGACGCCGAGACAGGCTCAAAG GTTACTTCACATGATATGTTATCCGGATTCAGCTAGTCACACTCATCCCGACCTCGACCAGAAAACGATGATCACTCGACTTTTAGAG AACCTGGAGCAGTGGTCGTTGCGCATGTCGTGGCTGGACCTGCAGTTGATGTTCAAGCAGTTCCCGAGCGGGTCGGCGGAGCTGAGCGCGTGGCTCGACACGGTGGCGCGCGCCGTCATCAACGTGTTCCAgcagcccgcgccgccgccgcccgacaAGGACAG GATGGGCACCGATCGCGGCGTTGTGACCACTAGCAAGTGGTCGGAGTCGGTGTGGCTGGTAGCGCCACTCGTTGCGAAGTTACCTGCCGCTGTGCAGGGCCGAGTACTCAAACAAGCTGGGCAG ATCTTGGAGAGCGGATGGGGCGCGGGCTGCAGCGGGAACTGTTCCAGCGGCGGTGGAGGCGGCGGCGGGTCGCATCGCGACTGCAAGAGCCACCAGAGTCCCAGCTATAAAGG GTCGtccagcggcggcggcggcggcaagCGCGGCGTGAGCGGCGCGGGGTGCGGCGGCGgctgcgcgtgcggcggcggcaGTGCCGTGCGCCTCGCCAACGAACCGCTGCTCTCGCTCGTGCTCACCTGTCTCAGGCACCAGGACGACCAGAAG GAGAGTCTGCTGAGTTCGATCCACGCGCAACTGCAACACTACCTGACGCACGCGCGCGACCACGAGCGCTCCGCGTGCAACGACACATGGCAGGATGAGGTGGCGCCGGAAGCGTTGCAGCTACGGTTCTCGCTGGCGGGCGGCATGTTCGATGCGATCCGCCGCTCATACCAGCTCACGTCCGACTGGGCCGTGCTGCTGACGCAACTGGTCGCGCACCAGGTCGTCGACGCGTACAACAATAG tctGTGTCGCAGCAACCTGTTCACCACTTTGATCGACATGCTTGCCACTCTGATCCACTCGACGCTGGCGGACGGAGGCGACGACAACAACAGGAAGCACTACCAGAACCTCATGAAGAAACTGAAGAAGGAGATCGGCGACCGGCACGGACCCTCCGTGCAGTGCGTACGACAACTCCTGCCGCTCTCCAAGAACACCATTATAGAG GTGATCGCGTGCGAACCTCTCGGATGTCTAGTCGATCAGAAAGGAAACAAAATCACAGGATTCGACAGCGATAAAAAACAG GGTCTGAGACTTACGGACAAACAACGCGTGTCGGTGTGGGAGCTGGTGGAGGGCGGACGGAACCCCGCGCCGCTCTCCTGGGCCTGGTTCGGAGCCATCAAGATCGAGAGGAAACCGCTCACCTATGAAAATGCTCACAG ATTATTGAAGTACCACACGCACAGTTTGGTGAAGCCGCTGAGTTACTACCTAGAGCCGTTGCCTTTGCCGCCAGAAGACCTTGAAACTAATGACAGTAAACAG GATAGCGGCAGCCTCGACTCCAGCCCGACCGGCGCAGGCAAGTCCAGGTCGCGGTCGTCTTCGTGtaaaaatgctaaaaaaatGAAACCAACCACGCCT ACGGGcgtggcgggcggcgcggcgggcgcggggccGGCGGGCGCGCTCGCGCCGCAGCAGCCCCAGCAGCCGCAGTTCATGCACCAGCAGCAGCAGTGGTTCCCGCCGCCCGGACAGAACTACTACAACCCGCCAG CCGCTGGAGTGAATACCCGAGCGGTGGCGCCACCTTCCAACACGCATTCCAAGCAAGCTCTGAGCAACATGTTGCGACAACGTGTGCCCAACGTATGCAACCAAATGACGCAAATGCAG GGAGGCGGTGGCTACCCAGGTGGTCCCCACAGAGGTCCATTCCCACCGCGGCAGGGCGGCATGCGGCAAATGCAGCCCAATCAAATGGGTACTATGCAACCaca GCAAATGAACCCTATGGGAAGCATGAGCGGCATGGGACCGATGACTCAGATGGGTGGCCTACAAATTCCTGGACAAATGGGTGGTGGACAAATGGGCGCCGGACAGATGGGTGCCGGACAAATGGGCGCCGGACAAATGAGCGCCGGACAGATGAGCGCCGGCCAAATGGGCGGCATGGGCGGCCAGATGTTCGGTGGGCAGTACGGCGGCATGCAGCAGGGATACGGCGGCTACGGACAGCAGATGATGCAGGGCGGACAGCAGCAAATGATGAATCAA ggCATGGGTCAAAGTGTCAGTCAGATGGGCCAACAAGTCAACCCAATGGCGCAAGGAGTGAATCCTATAGCTCAAAATGTGGGTCAAATGAGCCAGGCAGTGGGACAATCTGGTCAAATACCCCAGGGAATGGGCCAAATGAACCAAGGGATGAGCCAAATGGGTCAGCCAATGGCACAGATGAGCCAAATGGGCCAGGGAGGTGGTATGGGAGGTATGAACGGGCAAGGCGGTTCTATGGGCCCACAGGGAG